A window of Pedobacter lusitanus contains these coding sequences:
- a CDS encoding NAD-dependent epimerase/dehydratase family protein produces the protein MTKENNQTWVLVTGGMGFVGIHAIHQLLQKGYQIKTTLRSLNRKNEVLSMLKAAGITMIASSPLKTNLHL, from the coding sequence ATGACAAAGGAAAATAATCAAACATGGGTTTTAGTTACTGGTGGTATGGGCTTTGTAGGTATTCATGCTATTCATCAGCTGTTGCAAAAAGGTTACCAAATAAAAACTACGCTTCGTTCTTTAAACAGAAAAAACGAGGTACTCTCCATGCTGAAAGCAGCCGGTATAACCATGATAGCTTCATCACCATTAAAAACAAATTTACACCTATGA